In Allocoprobacillus halotolerans, a genomic segment contains:
- a CDS encoding flavodoxin, translating into MKSLIVYFSHRHENYVNGNIVELEKGNTQVIANQIHEMIESNIFEIEPLHEYPVHYHDCTELAKKELETQARPKVKNIIPHFEHYQKIYLGFPNWWSTMPMCVWTFLESYDFDGKDIYPFVTHEGSGFGKSIQDLKMLIPYANIHQGLAIYGHQVQDSFKQIQKWVGDSNGNNKKAKQYHNKMFPGYESKLLETDPEFITLFDNFAFDEIINHDDLDDYTRHIAILAMLIGCQGIDEYKAMLKAAYQFQVTPVEMKEIVYQATAYLGIGRVFPFLHATNEFLVSQGISLPLEKQAQTNRENRLEKGNQAQIDIFGPAMDGYYKSGEAEIQHIRYWLTDHCFGDYYTRNGLDYRHRELITFCFLTAQGGCEAQLSSHIQANIRLGNDKSFLIQVLSHCIPFIGFPRTLNALKCVQKA; encoded by the coding sequence ATGAAGTCTTTAATTGTTTATTTTTCACATCGTCATGAAAACTATGTCAATGGAAATATTGTGGAGTTAGAAAAAGGCAATACTCAAGTCATTGCCAATCAAATACATGAAATGATAGAGAGTAATATTTTTGAAATTGAACCTTTACATGAATATCCAGTTCACTATCATGATTGTACAGAACTTGCGAAAAAAGAATTAGAAACACAGGCTAGGCCAAAAGTGAAAAACATCATTCCACATTTTGAGCATTATCAAAAAATATATTTAGGTTTTCCTAACTGGTGGTCAACGATGCCAATGTGTGTTTGGACATTTTTAGAAAGCTATGATTTTGATGGAAAAGATATTTATCCTTTTGTCACGCATGAAGGCAGTGGCTTTGGTAAAAGTATACAAGATTTAAAAATGCTTATTCCTTATGCTAATATTCATCAAGGGTTAGCTATTTATGGACATCAAGTTCAAGATAGTTTTAAACAAATTCAAAAATGGGTAGGTGATTCCAATGGAAATAACAAAAAAGCTAAACAATATCATAATAAGATGTTTCCTGGTTATGAGTCTAAATTGTTAGAAACAGATCCTGAATTTATCACTTTATTTGATAATTTTGCCTTTGATGAAATCATCAATCATGATGATTTAGATGATTATACAAGACATATTGCCATTCTTGCGATGCTTATAGGTTGTCAAGGTATTGATGAATATAAAGCTATGTTAAAGGCGGCATATCAGTTTCAAGTTACACCAGTAGAAATGAAAGAAATTGTTTATCAGGCAACTGCTTATTTAGGGATTGGACGTGTTTTTCCTTTCTTACATGCAACGAATGAGTTTTTAGTATCTCAAGGGATTTCTTTACCTTTAGAAAAGCAAGCACAAACTAATCGTGAAAATCGTTTAGAAAAAGGAAATCAGGCACAGATTGATATTTTCGGCCCTGCGATGGATGGTTATTATAAAAGTGGAGAAGCAGAAATACAACATATCCGTTATTGGTTAACAGATCATTGCTTTGGTGATTACTATACACGTAATGGTCTTGACTATCGTCATAGAGAATTAATAACGTTTTGTTTCTTAACAGCACAAGGTGGTTGTGAAGCACAGTTATCTTCACATATTCAAGCCAATATACGTTTGGGAAATGATAAGTCATTTTTAATTCAAGTGCTTTCTCATTGTATTCCATTTATTGGTTTTCCAAGAACTTTAAATGCTTTAAAATGTGTTCAAAAAGCATGA
- a CDS encoding LysR family transcriptional regulator has product MLLKQMTYFVTIVECGSFTEAAQQCYISQSAISQQIQALEADLQVQLMIRQKRHFELTEAGKYFYRHAKAILKEVEQVTLETKRLGEDQELTLIIGYPKNFNLFELQQAITQFYDLYPEVKISIVSGTHEELYEYLVQGKIDLKVSEQRRAYNDDYYNYELKYSESYVEIASVNALIQKEVITIEDLKSMSCILVVSKGYEESEKNFYEKDLSLSHQFLYVDSLEQARLMVAGNRGYLPIDVIGHMATPIYGIKRIPLYKNGKPIQRNYFACWSKKNTNYYIEEFVQMLRKIFQ; this is encoded by the coding sequence ATGTTATTGAAACAAATGACTTATTTTGTCACAATTGTAGAATGTGGGAGTTTTACTGAAGCTGCTCAACAATGTTATATTTCTCAATCTGCGATTTCTCAACAAATTCAAGCATTGGAAGCTGATTTACAAGTGCAATTGATGATTCGTCAAAAAAGGCATTTTGAATTAACGGAAGCTGGAAAATATTTTTATCGTCATGCTAAAGCTATTTTAAAAGAAGTTGAACAGGTAACTTTAGAAACCAAAAGATTAGGTGAAGATCAAGAACTGACATTAATAATTGGTTATCCAAAAAACTTTAATTTATTTGAACTCCAACAAGCCATTACACAATTTTATGATTTATATCCTGAAGTGAAAATATCCATTGTCAGTGGGACACATGAAGAATTATATGAATATCTTGTTCAGGGAAAAATAGATTTAAAAGTGAGTGAACAAAGAAGAGCTTATAATGATGATTATTATAATTATGAATTAAAATATAGTGAGTCCTATGTAGAAATTGCATCAGTCAATGCTTTGATTCAAAAAGAAGTCATAACGATTGAAGATTTAAAATCTATGTCATGTATTTTGGTTGTATCAAAAGGTTATGAAGAATCAGAAAAGAATTTCTATGAAAAAGATTTAAGTTTATCCCATCAGTTTTTATATGTAGATTCTTTGGAACAAGCACGTTTAATGGTAGCTGGGAATCGTGGTTATTTACCGATTGATGTGATTGGACATATGGCGACACCGATTTATGGAATTAAAAGAATTCCTCTTTATAAAAATGGTAAGCCAATTCAAAGAAACTATTTTGCATGTTGGAGTAAAAAGAATACCAATTATTATATAGAAGAATTTGTTCAAATGTTAAGAAAAATCTTTCAATAA